From Paenibacillus sp. GP183, one genomic window encodes:
- a CDS encoding GAF domain-containing protein — MSETISELQLIIEELLQATQASRTTLRMDIPEQNCHVDAAAVEAAIPGTRSIKVDTSLDQRRIPTVMFLEKNLGNLIQDDCINAEVSPPPELIQVYGVKAQMLGSIVWDNQLIGWVSVHYNPSTRHWNEEDVAALEDAKKRVTTCLEKYEWVK, encoded by the coding sequence TCAACTTATTATCGAGGAACTGCTTCAAGCTACCCAAGCGAGCCGGACGACCTTACGGATGGACATTCCGGAGCAAAACTGTCACGTAGATGCAGCTGCGGTTGAAGCCGCAATACCTGGTACCCGGTCGATAAAGGTCGATACCTCACTGGATCAGCGCAGAATTCCTACAGTGATGTTTCTTGAAAAGAACCTTGGTAACCTCATTCAAGACGACTGCATTAACGCTGAAGTTTCACCACCGCCGGAATTGATTCAAGTCTACGGGGTTAAAGCGCAAATGTTAGGTTCTATTGTTTGGGATAACCAATTGATAGGTTGGGTTTCGGTGCATTATAATCCAAGCACCCGCCATTGGAATGAAGAAGACGTAGCTGCACTTGAAGATGCAAAAAAACGGGTCACGACATGTTTGGAAAAATATGAATGGGTGAAATAA
- a CDS encoding GAF domain-containing protein: MNEIITDFQLIVEKLLQATQASRTTLRLDIPEQNCHVDAAVVEATAPGIPSIKVDTSLDQRKTPTYKFVVKNLCNLIQDDCINAEVSPPPELIQIYGTKAQMVGPLVKDNQLIGWVSVHFNISTRHWNEEDISALNDAKKRVMTCLEKYNWVK; this comes from the coding sequence ATGAACGAAATTATTACTGACTTTCAGCTTATTGTCGAGAAACTTCTTCAGGCTACCCAAGCGAGTCGGACGACCTTAAGGTTGGATATTCCGGAGCAAAACTGTCATGTTGATGCAGCTGTTGTTGAGGCTACAGCACCTGGTATTCCGTCTATAAAGGTCGATACCTCACTGGATCAGCGCAAAACTCCTACGTATAAATTCGTTGTAAAGAACCTTTGTAACCTCATCCAAGACGACTGCATTAACGCTGAAGTTTCCCCGCCGCCGGAGTTGATTCAAATTTACGGGACTAAAGCGCAAATGGTAGGTCCGCTTGTTAAGGATAACCAATTGATAGGTTGGGTTTCGGTGCATTTTAATATAAGCACCCGCCATTGGAATGAAGAAGACATATCCGCACTGAATGATGCAAAAAAACGGGTCATGACATGCTTGGAAAAATATAATTGGGTGAAATAA